The Henckelia pumila isolate YLH828 chromosome 2, ASM3356847v2, whole genome shotgun sequence genome includes a window with the following:
- the LOC140877850 gene encoding uncharacterized protein encodes MNPPKSVKGIQELTGRLAALNRFISRSAGKGLPFFKLLRSGKGFRWTEECQQAFDELKRHLTSPPLLVKPKEGDTLLIYLAISAEAVSAVLVSEVGREHKPVYYISRTLHGAELRYTKIEKLALALVNAARKLCSYFQFHPIIVLTNHPLKQIISSPEASGRMVKWVVELSQYGIEYRPRPAIKAQILADFLVEMTVTQEESSTQTWMVYVDGSSTSTGSGAGIVVESPQGDKFQYAIKFLFPATNNEAEYEAFIMGIKLALSVGAKRLTIHSDSHLIVSQVNGNYEAKEDKMLEYLTQVNELLSRLDSYDIKQIPRVENESADRLTKLASSLANIDNRKITFLTYGKEKTDGSDVTIFCADSEEPSWKDEIIDYLMRGNLPSNQVEAS; translated from the coding sequence ATGAATCCTCCGAAAAGTGTGAAAGGCATCCAGGAATTAACAGGACGTTTGGCCGCCCTCAATCGGTTTATTTCAAGATCTGCAGGCAAGGGGTTACCATTCTTCAAAttgttgaggagtggaaaaggtTTTCGATGGACAGAAGAGTGTCAGCAAGCATTTGACGAGTTGAAAAGACATCTGACCTCTCCGCCGTTGTTAGTAAAACCAAAGGAGGGTGACACCCTGCTGATTTATCTAGCAATATCTGCGGAGGCGGTAAGTGCAGTATTGGTTTCTGAAGTAGGACGTGAGCACAAACCAGTGTACTATATCAGCCGAACTTTACACGGagcagaattaagatatacaaAGATCGAGAAACTGGCACTGGCTTTGGTAAATGCAGCAAGAAAACTATGTTCTTACTTTCAgtttcatccaataattgtactcACCAATCATCCTCTCAAACAAATTATCTCGAGTCCTGAAGCATCAGGAAGAATGGTTAAGTGGGTTGTCGAATTGAGCCAATATGGAATTGAATATCGCCCGCGTCCAGCGATTAAAGCACAAATTCTGGCTGATTTTCTAGTAGAGATGACAGTAACTCAAGAAGAAAGCTCCACCCAGACATGGATGGTTTATGTCGATGGGTCATCAACTTCTACAGGAAGCGGTGCAGGTATAGTTGTGGAGAGCCCACAGggagataaatttcaatatgccaTCAAATTTCTATTCCCTGCAACGAATAATGAGGCAGAATATGAAGCTTTCATCATGGGAATTAAATTGGCCCTGTCGGTCGGAGCAAAAAGACTGACGATACACAGTGACTCCCACCTTATCGTCAGTCAGGTTAATGGAAATTATGAAGCGAAGGAAGATAAAATGCTTGAATACCTCACTCAAGTGAATGAGCTTCTCTCGCGTTTAGACAGCTACGATATAAAGCAGATACCTAGAGTGGAAAATGAGTCAGCTGACCGTCTCACCAAGTTAGCAAGCTCCTTGGCCAACATTGATAatagaaaaattacattcctaaCATATGGCAAGGAAAAAACTGATGGAAGTGATGTTACAATCTTCTGTGCTGACAGCGAAGAACCTAGTTGGAAAGATGAAATAATCGACTATTTGATGCGGGGTAACCTACCTTCTAACCAAGTCGAAGCTAGCTAG